The Tigriopus californicus strain San Diego chromosome 5, Tcal_SD_v2.1, whole genome shotgun sequence genome includes a region encoding these proteins:
- the LOC131881059 gene encoding fructose-bisphosphate aldolase C-like isoform X2 — protein sequence MTRSSHLNAESQAELTRIVRRICQKGKGILAADETPMAMEDRFQNLNITNSDENRRLYRQLLFTTPKSEISSLSAVILQHETVYQKLDDGRDFIQAVNDIGIVPGITLDKGWRAIPGHPGEVFTQGLDDLDARCKTYKSLGLHFAKWRMAITIQGETVPSKTMIDEGVRSLALYALICQTNGIVPIVEPDISRIGDHSWQRQQEVFELVNNKLYEVLKDYGVFIEGTILKCSMVTAGKTNAQGATPQQRGSGFNED from the exons atgacaagatcCTCACATTTGAACGCGGAATCCCAGGCAGAGTTGACTCGGATTGTCCGACGGATTTGCCAAAAGGGAAAGGGCATTCTGGCCGCTGATGAAACGCCCATGGCCATGGAAGATCGATTCCAGAATCTCAATATCACCAACTCCGATGAG AATCGACGTCTGTACCGACAACTCCTTTTCACTACACCCAAAAGTGAGATTTCCTCGCTTTCAGCAGTCATTCTGCAGCATGAAACGGTCTATCAGAAATTGGACGATGGGCGAGATTTCATTCAAGCAGTGAATGACATTGGAATCGTGCCTGGGATCACTTTGGACAAGGGATGGCGGGCCATCCCCGGACATCCGGGAGAAGTCTTCACTCAA GGTTTGGATGATTTGGATGCCCGTTGCAAAACGTACAAAAGCCTAGGTCTTCATTTTGCCAAATGGAGAATGGCCATCACCATTCAAGGTGAGACTGTCCCTTCAAAAACCATGATCGATGAAGGCGTCCGATCCTTGGCCTTGTACGCTCTCATCTGCCAAACCAATGGCATTGTTCCAATCGTGGAACCGGACATCAGCCGGATCGGGGATCATTCTTGGCAACGCCAACAAGAGGTCTTCGAGTTGGTGAACAACAAGCTCTACGAAGTGCTCAAGGACTACGGGGTTTTCATCGAAGGGACCATCCTCAAGTGCAGCATGGTCACGGCGGGCAAGACCAACGCCCAAGGGGCTACTCCTCAACAG AGAGGGAGTGGCTTTAACGAAGATTGA
- the LOC131881059 gene encoding fructose-bisphosphate aldolase-like isoform X1, with translation MTRSSHLNAESQAELTRIVRRICQKGKGILAADETPMAMEDRFQNLNITNSDENRRLYRQLLFTTPKSEISSLSAVILQHETVYQKLDDGRDFIQAVNDIGIVPGITLDKGWRAIPGHPGEVFTQGLDDLDARCKTYKSLGLHFAKWRMAITIQGETVPSKTMIDEGVRSLALYALICQTNGIVPIVEPDISRIGDHSWQRQQEVFELVNNKLYEVLKDYGVFIEGTILKCSMVTAGKTNAQGATPQQVGRATRASLNRSVPVSVAGIFFLSGGLSELESTANLNAINAPALLNDELGMPPWQLSFCFGRALQDSCRRAWAGQEARVSQGQAQFIKRVALNGKAALGQYQPEDE, from the exons atgacaagatcCTCACATTTGAACGCGGAATCCCAGGCAGAGTTGACTCGGATTGTCCGACGGATTTGCCAAAAGGGAAAGGGCATTCTGGCCGCTGATGAAACGCCCATGGCCATGGAAGATCGATTCCAGAATCTCAATATCACCAACTCCGATGAG AATCGACGTCTGTACCGACAACTCCTTTTCACTACACCCAAAAGTGAGATTTCCTCGCTTTCAGCAGTCATTCTGCAGCATGAAACGGTCTATCAGAAATTGGACGATGGGCGAGATTTCATTCAAGCAGTGAATGACATTGGAATCGTGCCTGGGATCACTTTGGACAAGGGATGGCGGGCCATCCCCGGACATCCGGGAGAAGTCTTCACTCAA GGTTTGGATGATTTGGATGCCCGTTGCAAAACGTACAAAAGCCTAGGTCTTCATTTTGCCAAATGGAGAATGGCCATCACCATTCAAGGTGAGACTGTCCCTTCAAAAACCATGATCGATGAAGGCGTCCGATCCTTGGCCTTGTACGCTCTCATCTGCCAAACCAATGGCATTGTTCCAATCGTGGAACCGGACATCAGCCGGATCGGGGATCATTCTTGGCAACGCCAACAAGAGGTCTTCGAGTTGGTGAACAACAAGCTCTACGAAGTGCTCAAGGACTACGGGGTTTTCATCGAAGGGACCATCCTCAAGTGCAGCATGGTCACGGCGGGCAAGACCAACGCCCAAGGGGCTACTCCTCAACAG GTTGGTCGTGCCACCCGTGCGTCCTTGAATCGCTCGGTGCCCGTGTCAGTGGCAggcattttcttcctctcgGGCGGCTTGAGCGAATTGGAGTCGACGGCCAATTTAAATGCCATCAACGCCCCCGCACTACTCAATGACGAGTTAGGCATGCCCCCGTGGCAGCTTTCATTCTGCTTTGGACGTGCTCTCCAGGATTCATGTCGGAGGGCTTGGGCCGGACAAGAGGCTCGGGTGAGCCAAGGACAGGCGCAATTCATCAAGCGAGTGGCTCTCAATGGAAAGGCCGCTTTGGGACAATATCAGCCCgaggatgaatga